Part of the Mycoplasmopsis columboralis genome, TCAGTTGCATGTACTTTACCATCAGTTAATTTTCAAATAAGTCATGTATCGATAGTTCCGGCTAGCAAATTACCTTCAGCAAGAACTTTTTGTGCTTGAGGAACATTTTTAAGAATTCATCTAATTTTAGTTCCTGAAAAATAAGGGTTAATGATAAGTCCTGTTTTTTCTCTAACCATATCTACATGTGATGATAGCGTTTCACAGTATTCACTGGTTCTTCTATCTTGTCACACAATAGCATTGTAAACAGGAAGTCCTGTAGATTTATCTCATAAAACTACTGTTTCACGTTGGTTTGTGATTCCAACAGCTTGCACATTAGTTGATTTGATACCAGCTTTATGTTTGGCTGCTTGCATTGTTGAAAGTTGAGTATTCCAAATTTCTAAAGCATCATGTTCAACTCAACCACTTTTTGGATAGTATTGGGTAAATTCAGATTGAGAAGTAGCAACAATTTTTGCTTGACTATCAAAAACGATAGTACGACAAGAAGTTGTTCCTTCATCAAGAGTAATAATGTATTTATCTTTATTCATAATTCCTTTCTATTCTATTTAATTAAAATACATCAATTGAATATTTAGGATTGTAATTTGATCTTGGTTTAAGATCGAGTTCAAGTAATTTAACTACTTCTTCAGCAATTGCTGGAGCTGAAGCTAAAGCTGGCGATTGCATTCCGGCTGCAAGAACGAAATTTTTGTTATTTTGAGAATGTCTAATAACAAAATCATCAGTAGCTATATCAATTGGTCTAGACCCTGAAATGGTCATCATAGTTTTATCCAATCTTAAACTTGGGATAATTTTTGTACCAATTTCACCTATGTAGTCATATTTTTCTCTAGTTACAAGTCTGGTGTCTTCTTTAGCAACTCCTTCTTCAGCAGTTGGACCAACTAAATATTTACCATCTAATGTAGGAGCAACAATAACTCCTTTACCATGGATTGTTGGAACTTTAAATAAAACTGATGAAACTAATTTTGGATCATAGTTTTCTAAAATTCTATATTCACCTCTACGAGTTTTTTGTTTGAAATCATCAAATCCATTTTCATTTGCGATAACATCAGCATAATGTCCAGCGGCATTAACAACTTTTTTAGCATAGATTTTTTCTGAATCATTAATGGTGATTTCAAATAAACCATCTTTATATTCTACTTTGGTAACTTTTGAATTAACCTTTAATTCAGTACCATTTTGTTTGGCTGCACCAATAAGAGCTTTGGTTGCTTCAACTGGGTGAATTGCAGTAGAAGAAGTACATAATAACGCACCACAAACTTCTGGATTTACATTCGGTTCTCTTTTAAGAACTTCTTCACGTGTTAAGATTTGCATGTCCTTAGGATCGAGTTTGTTAACAAGTCCACGTTCATATAACATTCTTACGTGATCCATTTCCTTGTCATTATCAAAAGCCAAAATCATTGAATCGATTTTAACTCTTGGAAAACCTAAATCCTTAAGTCACTTATTGTGTCATTTTATATTCCCTGCTAAATTTAATTTAGCTTCAATTTTATGTGGCTCAGGATCAAATCCTCCATGTATTAAACCGGAGTTACCAACTGAAGTTTCATTAGCAACTTTTGGATTTCTTTCTAGGATTACAACATCAAGGTCGTATTGTGATAGTTCATAAGCAATTGAACCACCAATGATACCGGCACCTATTATTGCAACATCATATTTTTTCATGTTTCCTCCCTATAATTAGTAATCCTAAAAATATTATAATTCGTATAATTTAAAATTAACTAATATCAAAGATTTTAGATTGTTAGAAAAAACCAACGTTGACTTTTTAATGCTTAAATTGTAGATAAAACACAAAATAAAAAATATGGAAAAAATTGCAGAAAGTATTTTTGTTTTTTCTTGCTTGTTTTTTAAAAAAGTTATTACTCAAATAGGAGGTCAAATGCAAGAAAAATTATTTAGCGTATATTCGATAGAGCGTAAAAGTCAAAAACAAACAAAATATTTCATGACTCTATTTGATATTGATGAAAAAATCTTTTTTATTGAATTAGTTGATGATTTAGCTTCTTTAGGTGAAAATGAAGCCGAAAACGCCATTAAAATTTTTTCAAAATCCAAAATGAGTAACTGATATTGTGATCTTAATGTTATTTACATGAGTGATAAAGAAGAATTTAGTAATTTTGCTAAAAATATCAACAAAGATTTTTTGCTTACTGATATTGATGATATTTTTAAATTATCTGTTTTAACAAAAATAAACGAAATCATACAAAAAAACGATCAAAAAGTAAATTTGATTTATTTAAAAAATAATTTGACAAATGCAAATATTAGTAATTAAACTGTTATAATAACAGTTATGGAATTAAGAAAAGATTTATATACCAAAAACCGTGAAAACGAGTATTTCTTTTTATCAAGAAAAACACTTAGTGCAACTTTTGCTAGTGGATTATCTCTTTTAATCGGTTTTGTAATGTTCATGATGTATATTTCACCATTTAACATTAACCAAGAAACAAGAATTATTTTTCTAGTGATTTCAATTTTAGGACTTATTTCATCGATTTTAGTTTTATGAAGAGATGCTTATTTTTACATTAAAAACATTAAACTAAAAAACATCCATTTGAGATCTCAGACAAAATATACTTACTATTGAATCTTTTTATCAGGGTTGTTTTTCCCAATTTACTATTTTTACATGAGTAAAAACGTTGTGTTTAATTCCTTGTTGAGAAAAGCATTCTACCTTGAAGGAAGAAATCAATTTATTAAATTGGAAGGAACATCAAAATACACAGTTAAAAAACTTTCACATTACAAAGAGTTTTTTAAATTAGACATTGCTGATATTACAATTAGCGGTCTATTGCTAGGTCTTTACCTAATTGTTCTTTTTGCAACTAAAAGTAGTGGTTTAGGCGGTTTAAGTTTCGAATACTTATTCTACATTG contains:
- the glpO gene encoding type 2 glycerol-3-phosphate oxidase, which codes for MKKYDVAIIGAGIIGGSIAYELSQYDLDVVILERNPKVANETSVGNSGLIHGGFDPEPHKIEAKLNLAGNIKWHNKWLKDLGFPRVKIDSMILAFDNDKEMDHVRMLYERGLVNKLDPKDMQILTREEVLKREPNVNPEVCGALLCTSSTAIHPVEATKALIGAAKQNGTELKVNSKVTKVEYKDGLFEITINDSEKIYAKKVVNAAGHYADVIANENGFDDFKQKTRRGEYRILENYDPKLVSSVLFKVPTIHGKGVIVAPTLDGKYLVGPTAEEGVAKEDTRLVTREKYDYIGEIGTKIIPSLRLDKTMMTISGSRPIDIATDDFVIRHSQNNKNFVLAAGMQSPALASAPAIAEEVVKLLELDLKPRSNYNPKYSIDVF